In Remersonia thermophila strain ATCC 22073 chromosome 3, whole genome shotgun sequence, the following proteins share a genomic window:
- a CDS encoding 60S ribosomal protein eL30, with the protein MAPKKSKSDTQSIGAKLALVIKSGKVVLGYRSTLKALRSGKAKLILISANTPPLRKSELEYYAMMSKTSVHHYSGTNIELGTACGKLFRCSAMAILDAGDSDILNETQA; encoded by the exons ATGGCCCCCAAGAAGTCCAAGTCCGACACTCAGTCGATCGGTGCCAAG CTTGCCCTCGTCATCAAGTCGGGCAAGGTCGTCCTTGGCTACCGCAgcaccctcaaggccctgcGCAGCGGCAAGGCGAAGCTCATTCTCATCTCGGCCAACACTCCTCCTCTCCGCAAGTCCGAGCTCGAGTA CTACGCCATGATGTCCAAGACCTCGGTCCACCACTACAGCGGCACCAAC ATTGAGCTCGGCACCGCCTGCGGTAAGCTCTTCCGCtgctcggccatggccatcctcGATGCCGGTGACTCGGATATCCTCAACGAGACCCAGGCTTAA
- a CDS encoding 60S ribosomal protein uL16, whose translation MARRPARCYRYCKNKPYPKSRFNRGVPDPKIRIFDLGRKRAGVDDFPLCIHLVSNEYEQLSSEALEAARICANKYLVKTCGKEGFHLRVRAHPFHVIRINKMLSCAGADRLQTGMRGAWGKPAGTVARVNIGQILMSVRTRDSNRDHALEAFRRSQYKFPGRQKIIISKNWGFTPLRREEYLEKKAAGRILNDGAYVQFLTNYGNLETNMKRFPDAFSA comes from the exons ATGGCGCGCCGTCCCGCTCGTTGCTACCGGTACTGCAAGAACAAG CCGTACCCCAAGTCGCGGTTCAACCGTGGTGTGCCGGACCCCAAGATCAGGATCTTCGATCTGGGCCGCAAGCGTGCCGGTGTCGACGACTTCCCGCTCTGCATCCACCTGGTCTCGAACGAGTATGAGCAGCTGAGctccgaggccctcgaggccgcccgcatTTGCGCCAACAAGTACCTCGTCAAGACCTGCGGTAAGGAGGGTTTCCACCTCCGCGTCCGCGCCCACCCCTTCCACGTCATCCGCATCAACAAGATGCTTTcgtgcgccggcgccgatcgTCTGCAGACGGGTATGCGTGGTGCCTGGGGCAAGCCCGCCGGTACCGTCGCCCGTGTCAACATCGGCCAGATCCTCATGTCGGTCCGCACTCGTGATTCCA ACCGCGATCACGCCCTGGAGGCTTTCCGCCGCTCCCAGTACAAGTTCCCTGGCCGGCAAAAGATCATCATCTCCAAGAACTGGGGCTTCACGCCTCTGCGCCGCGAGGAGTAcctcgagaagaaggccgccggTCGCATTCTCAACGATGGTGCCTACGTCCAGTTCCTGACCAACTACGGCAACCTCGAGACCAACATGAAGCGCTTCCCGGATGCCTTCAGCGCTTAA